Proteins co-encoded in one Scatophagus argus isolate fScaArg1 chromosome 11, fScaArg1.pri, whole genome shotgun sequence genomic window:
- the LOC124067152 gene encoding trace amine-associated receptor 13c-like has translation MKAMEESELCFPHLNTSCRRIIRPHLEATLIFSLLSCITVITVVLNLLVIITIYHFRQLHTTTNLLLLSLAVADFLVGFLQMPVEILLFQDCWMLGNFLCAVNFFLGYLIISVSVGNMVLISVDRYIAICEPMFYSTKVTLKKIQICICLCWIFSAVHSSWILRDVLKQPGRYNSCDGECVVVINYVEGAFDFVVTFFGPITVIIVLYMKVFVVAVSQARAMRSHNAVVTLQLSKTVTAKKSEMKAARTLGVVVVVFVLCSCPYYCFTVAAENNLVSGSSAVSQIWLLYFNSCLNPVIYAFFYPWFRESVKRIITLQTLKPGSRDGNIL, from the exons aTGAAGGCGATGGAGGAGTCGGAACTCTGCTTTCCTCATCTTAACACCTCATGTAGGAGGATAATACGTCCTCACTTGGAAGCCACACTCATTTTCAGCCTGCTGTCCTGCATCACTGTGATCACTGTGGTTCTGAACCTGTTggtcatcatcaccatctacCACTTCAG gcagcttcacaccaccaccaacctcctcctcctctctctggctGTTGCAGACTTCCTTGTAGGTTTCCTGCAGATGCCAGTTGAAATCCTCCTCTTCCAAGACTGTTGGATGCTGGGCAACTTTCTTTGTGCTGTAAATTTCTTTTTAGGTTACCTTATTatcagtgtttcagtgggaaACATGGTTCTCATATCAGTTGACCGCTACATAGCTATTTGTGAGCCCATGTTTTATTCCACCAAAGTCACtctgaaaaaaattcaaatctgCATTTGTCTATGTTGGATCTTTTCTGCTGTCCACAGCAGCTGGATACTTAGGGATGTTCTGAAACAACCAGGCAGGTATAATTCCTGTGATGGAGAGTGTGTAGTTGTAATTAATTATGTTGAAGGAGCTTTTGACTTTGTTGTGACCTTTTTTGGCCCCATAACTGTCATCATAGTTCTATATATGAAAGTATTTGTGGTGGCTGTGTCTCAGGCTCGTGCAATGCGCTCCCACAATGCAGTTGTTACACTGCAGCTTTCAAAGACAGTAACTGCTaagaaatctgaaatgaaagcagccaGGACTCTTGgtgttgttgtagttgtgtttgttctgtgttcatGTCCATAttattgtttcactgttgcAGCTGAGAACAACTTGGTATCCGGGTCATCTGCAGTCAGTCAGATTTggcttttatattttaactcCTGTCTAAACCCTGTGATCTATGCCTTTTTCTACCCCTGGTTCAGAGAATCTGTCAAACGCATTATTACACTTCAGACACTGAAGCCTGGCTCACGGGATGGAAACATACTCTAG